The genome window CCCATACCGCGCGTGACGGCGCATCCAGTACATAGAGATTTCCGTTTTCCATTCGAAAGGCTGTGACGCGCCCCCAGTTTGTGTCCGGTGTCGGCAGGCGAACGGCTTGTGCCACCTCGCCCGGCGTGCAATAGAGCAGGTTGCCGCTTGCGTCGATGCCCAGCACGACGGCTCTATTGGATGTTAAGCCCGGCAATGCAAGGATGTCCACAAGTGGGCCGACAGTGATGTTGCCATACGCACCGGGCCTGCAATTGAAGGTTGCATCCAGTTGGAAACCGCGCCCGCCGGAGGCGGGGAAGGCGCGCAGCACTTCCCCGTTGGCCGGGTTGAGCAGGAACAGGTCCGTTTCACCCGCCGCCATGCGGCTCGCGTTAATATTGAGTTTGGTGCTGAACGCAGGGTTGAATTGGATGCGTACGATGCCCAGCAGTGTATCGCGATTCTCGTTCGCTTCCTTGCGGAGGTTGATCGTATCTGAAGTCTGACGGTGTGCCTCGGCACGATCCACGTTTTGCAGGACATTTTCCCATGCAATCCGCTGTTCAACAGGGTTGCCGAGCAGGACAGCCTGGTCGCGTGTCTGTTGTGCCTGCCGCAGATAGGTATCGTATTGCTCGCTGCGTCCGTAGCGCAGATAGACCACGCTCGCGATCGTGACCACGACCAACGGGATCAGGATCGCCAGGAACATCATCAGTGCTGAGGATGGCATGGAGGACGTCCCGCCCTCATTTGTATTTGGCAGGAGACGCGGAAGGAAGTTGCGGAGTCTTTCGCCGGCCGTGTCGCCCAGACGACGGCTAGCCTGGATTCCACCCGCGATCATTTTGGCAGTCTGACGAGTCCGTGCGGAGGGTTCCCGCGGCGCTTCGGGCTCTTCCATCTTTTCCGCGTCAACATTCTCTGCGCCGTTGGATTCAGGCGATTCATTCTGAGCAGGGTCATCGCTGATTGTCTGTGGCTTTGGTGCCGCCCTCGGAATGGATGCGGGAAATTCGCGCGGTACCGTGTTGCCCGGGAGATGCCTCATGGATGTTGGCTGTCCCGGTGGGAGTGGCTCCTCCTGCTGCGGCGGGATGGCATATGCAGAGGGTTGCAGGACATGTGCCGGCGAGGTGACAGGCGACTCAGGCGTGGGTTCTGTTCCTGCGCGGCGAGGCAGGCTCGAGGTCGGATCAAGATGCGGTGTTTCGTCTTCTTTTTTTCCTTCCTGGATTTCGGCAGACCCCTTTAATAGATTCAAGCCTCCTGTGCCGTCCGTCGCTTGCAGGAGAACGGCATTCAAGTCATCATGGGTGAGCGTGGACAGCCGGCGGCGCATGGCCTCCAGCGAGGAGGGACGCGGGTCGTTCAGTGTGCCGTCCCACGCGCTGGGCGCCCTCCCAAAAAAGAGCATGCGGTCTCCCGCGCTCAACTTGGCCTGCGCGTAATACATGGTTGTGTTTTGGCTGATGCCAAGCCCCTTGCCCGATGAACTGGGTTCATGGATGTGACGGGTTTCATTTTTTCCAAACCAATACACATGCATGAGACCGCTCATGGAAAGGGTTAATTGCGCCTCGCGCAGTGCCGCGAGCGTGAGCCAGCCGTTTACATATTGTCCGATCCCGCTGGTGGTCATGTTTCTTTCGAGCAGGTTTTTATTGACAGTTTCCGTTGCGGCGCGCAGTGCGCTGGTCAGCGACCCGGATGTCTGGTAAAAAACATCAGCCGCACCCTGCGCCACCTGCAAATATTCAGACGTTGAAAAGACGGCATTGCCCGCCAGCAGCAAATACACCACCAGGCGTTCCTGGGATCGAACACGCGTCGCATTGGCCGGCGGTGTTAATGCGAGCAAACCGGGCAGGCTGGTGATTTCCCGTCCATTATTGCGATAGAGCGGTGTGAGAGTAAGATCAATGCCCATGTAAGAATAAGTCCTTATTGCCTGTCAAAGGTTACGCTTTGATTATACTGGTAAAATTTGGCGGCCATGAACTATACACTCCATAAGGATTTTTCCCAACTCGACGCGCAAGAATGGAACGCACTGTTAAAGGAAGCGGCAGGCGATTTTCCATTTTTGCGTTATGAATACCAACATGCCTGGTGGGAGCATCGTGGCGGCGGCGAATGGCCGGTTGCTGAACTTCTGCTCATCACTGCCCGTGAAGGTGACAAACTCATCGGCATTGCGCCGCTTTTCATGGCGGAATACGACGGCCGGCAAGCCCTGCTTTTGAACGGAAGCATTGAAATTTCCGATTATCTGGACGTGATCGTGCGGACGGATGACCATGCGCGATTCGTCACCGGGGTATTGGATTTCCTCGCTTCCAGCGCAGTCGACAACTGGTCTGCCCTCGATTGGTACAACCTGCCCGATGACTCTCCCACGCTTGCCGTGCTCCAGGCGGAATCCACTGCGCGCGGCTGGGAGCATCATGAAGAGGTCTATCGTCCCACTCCGCGCATCGTGTTAAACGGTTCTTTTGAAGACTATCTTGCAAGCATTGACAAGAAACAACGCCATGAGATCAAACGCAAGATGCGCCGTGCCGCTGAGTCCGGGCGGGTGCGTTTTTCTGTGGTGGGCAAGGATGCCGACATCGAACCCGAGTTGGAATCCTTTTTCCACTTGATGGTCCAGGATCCCAACAAGGCCCTTTTTCTCAAGGATGTGATGCGCCACCAGATGTCCGAGGTCATTCGCGGCGCGCACAAAAGCGGCTATCTCTGGCTTGCCTTCCTGGACGTGGACGGCGTGAAAGCCGCGGCAGCGCTTAATTTTGATTACAACAATAAACTCTGGGGGTATAACTCCGGTGTCAGCCGCGACCACATGGAACTCTCCCCCGGCTGGGTTCTGCTTGGGAACGTTATTCAGTGGTGCTGCGAAAACGGACGCCGCGAATTCGATTTCATGCGCGGCGATGAGGAATATAAATACCGCTTTGGAGCGGTGAAAAGGCACGTGATGCGGGCGAGGGTCACAAAAAAATAAAAACAGGGACTCGGCAGCGCCGAGTCCTGTTTTTATTTATCCAGACCTAGCCGCCGCCGGCTCCGCCGACAATCCCGCCTTCCGTCAACTTGTGCAGGTCACCCAGCGCGGATTCAATCTCTTCCACTGACACGGGCCGGTCTTCATCGCGGTGTTTTAGCTTGCCGGACTTCGCCTTTTCCATCGCCAGCTCTTTGATGGAGGCATTGGATGCCAGTGCCTCTTTTACCAGTGCGGCTCCCTGTGAATATCCGATTACGGGATTCAGGGCCGTCACAATGATCGCGTTCTTCCCCAGCCAGCCCTCCGCTTTTTCGCGGTTGGCGGTCACACCTTTTACGGCGCGTTCGGTAAATGCATTGACCGAGCCGATCATCACCTGCATCATCTCGAACAGGTTGTGCGCGATGATCGGCATCATCACGTTCAATTCCAGCTGCCCTGCCTGTGCCGCAAGCGCCACCGTTGTGTCACACCCGATGACGTGGAACATGGCCTGGTTAAGCATCTCCGCCAGCACGGGATTCACCTTGCCCGGCATGATGGACGAACCCGGCTGAACGGCGGGTAATCTGATTTCGTCGAGACCAGTCGATGGTCCGGATGAAAGGAGGCGGAAGTCGTTTGCAATGCGGATGAGAGTCAATGCCAGTGTGCGCAGCGAGGCGGAAAAGTCCACTGCATCCGCCATGGATTGCATGGACTCGAACAGGTTGTCGGATGTGCGCAGTTCCAGTCCGCTGATCTCGGACAGTTTCTTCACCATGCGCGCAT of Anaerolineales bacterium contains these proteins:
- a CDS encoding GNAT family N-acetyltransferase, producing the protein MNYTLHKDFSQLDAQEWNALLKEAAGDFPFLRYEYQHAWWEHRGGGEWPVAELLLITAREGDKLIGIAPLFMAEYDGRQALLLNGSIEISDYLDVIVRTDDHARFVTGVLDFLASSAVDNWSALDWYNLPDDSPTLAVLQAESTARGWEHHEEVYRPTPRIVLNGSFEDYLASIDKKQRHEIKRKMRRAAESGRVRFSVVGKDADIEPELESFFHLMVQDPNKALFLKDVMRHQMSEVIRGAHKSGYLWLAFLDVDGVKAAAALNFDYNNKLWGYNSGVSRDHMELSPGWVLLGNVIQWCCENGRREFDFMRGDEEYKYRFGAVKRHVMRARVTKK